One stretch of Oceanimonas pelagia DNA includes these proteins:
- a CDS encoding gamma carbonic anhydrase family protein, translated as MKSLKAYKGMVPALGERVFVEESAVLYGDIHLGDDSSIWPLVAARGDVNQIRIGARTNIQDGTVLHVTRKSQSRPNGLPLLIGNDVTVGHKAMLHACTIGNRVLVGMGAIILDGAVVEDDVIIGAGTLVPPGKRLESGHLYVGSPARQARPLTEKEKAFLPESADNYVRLKDEYLQQR; from the coding sequence ATGAAATCATTAAAGGCATATAAGGGTATGGTTCCGGCGCTGGGTGAGCGGGTATTCGTGGAAGAGTCTGCCGTGCTCTACGGTGACATTCATCTGGGTGACGACAGCAGCATCTGGCCTCTGGTTGCCGCCCGAGGCGATGTGAACCAGATTCGCATTGGTGCCCGTACCAATATTCAGGACGGTACCGTGCTGCACGTCACCCGTAAAAGCCAATCACGCCCCAACGGTCTGCCTCTGCTGATCGGTAATGACGTTACCGTGGGCCACAAGGCCATGCTGCACGCCTGCACTATCGGAAACCGGGTGCTGGTGGGCATGGGCGCCATTATTCTGGACGGCGCTGTGGTGGAGGATGATGTAATTATCGGCGCCGGCACTCTGGTGCCACCGGGCAAGCGGCTGGAGTCAGGCCATCTATACGTAGGCTCACCGGCTCGTCAGGCGCGACCTCTTACCGAAAAGGAAAAAGCCTTTTTGCCCGAGTCGGCCGACAACTATGTGCGCCTAAAGGATGAATATCTTCAGCAACGCTGA
- a CDS encoding IS3 family transposase (programmed frameshift), whose product MKYKPHRRFSDAFKREAVEASLSTTETQAQLAGRLGIHPNQLSRWRREWSMTKKSSDKAVENTGPEKSLQELEREVARLKKQLERKELENEILKKAQGVLRQARQVRFAFIEAHRSQRWRVSIMCEVLDVSRAGYYRWRTRQHSPGARAIERRTLNTFLLERARQLKNVPGYRKLWLEARDAGFCCGKNQVQRLLRDAGYRSCTAPKAGYQKPTSSLPVLPNLLNRQFSVGSANRVWVSDITQIRCSEGWLYIAAVLDLGTRRVVGRAMGAINSAQLVLEALEQAWQHQRPDGKQLLFHSDQGSQYRNGEVMRWLNTRGITISMSRRGNCWDNACSESFFALLKKEWTRPLGVLGRDEMADEVRYYTDEYYPKVRRHMALGGMTPDAYAAAA is encoded by the exons ATGAAATACAAACCCCACCGTCGCTTTAGCGATGCATTCAAACGTGAGGCCGTCGAGGCCTCGCTCTCCACCACAGAGACACAAGCTCAGCTTGCTGGCAGACTTGGGATCCATCCTAACCAATTGAGTCGCTGGCGTAGAGAGTGGAGCATGACCAAGAAATCATCCGACAAAGCCGTTGAAAACACCGGACCAGAAAAAAGCCTGCAGGAGCTGGAGCGCGAGGTAGCTCGGCTGAAGAAGCAGCTTGAGCGGAAAGAGCTGGAGAACGAAATCCTAAAAAAGGCGCAAG GAGTACTTCGCCAAGCACGGCAAGTAAGGTTTGCCTTTATCGAGGCCCACCGAAGTCAACGCTGGCGGGTCTCGATAATGTGTGAAGTACTCGACGTGTCACGAGCGGGATATTATCGCTGGCGAACACGTCAACACTCTCCGGGGGCGCGTGCCATCGAGCGACGGACGCTGAACACCTTCCTGCTCGAGCGAGCCAGGCAACTGAAGAATGTGCCGGGTTATCGCAAGCTGTGGCTGGAAGCACGGGATGCCGGGTTCTGCTGCGGCAAGAACCAGGTTCAGCGCTTGCTGAGAGACGCTGGTTATCGTTCATGCACGGCTCCTAAAGCAGGATATCAAAAGCCAACATCGTCCTTGCCTGTGTTACCGAATCTGTTGAATCGCCAGTTCTCGGTGGGTTCAGCGAACCGAGTTTGGGTATCAGATATCACCCAAATCCGGTGCAGTGAAGGCTGGCTCTACATCGCAGCAGTCCTAGACCTGGGCACACGCCGCGTGGTGGGCCGAGCCATGGGTGCCATCAATAGCGCCCAACTGGTGCTGGAGGCCCTTGAGCAGGCATGGCAACATCAGCGGCCAGATGGGAAACAGCTGTTGTTCCACTCGGACCAAGGGAGTCAGTATCGCAACGGAGAGGTGATGAGATGGCTGAATACACGGGGAATCACCATCAGCATGTCACGCCGAGGTAACTGCTGGGATAACGCCTGTTCGGAAAGCTTCTTCGCGCTACTCAAGAAGGAGTGGACTCGCCCTCTGGGCGTGCTCGGAAGAGACGAAATGGCAGATGAAGTCCGGTATTATACAGACGAGTATTACCCGAAAGTGCGGCGCCACATGGCGCTGGGAGGGATGACTCCCGATGCCTACGCAGCTGCCGCTTAA
- a CDS encoding DUF1488 domain-containing protein, translated as MNQDIIVGDEIYWQPDEQRVAFSTHWQGRQVPCFIAQHRLEHLSGQQLADEASVILAFEQVRFDIEELVCERIEEEAFAPDGSISL; from the coding sequence ATGAATCAGGACATTATCGTCGGTGACGAAATTTACTGGCAACCCGACGAACAGCGGGTTGCCTTCAGCACCCACTGGCAGGGGCGGCAGGTGCCCTGCTTTATTGCTCAGCACCGGCTGGAGCATTTGTCCGGCCAGCAACTGGCCGACGAGGCCAGTGTGATCCTGGCCTTTGAGCAGGTGCGCTTTGATATCGAAGAGCTGGTGTGCGAGCGCATTGAAGAAGAGGCCTTTGCGCCAGATGGCAGCATCAGTCTGTAA